A region from the Prunus dulcis unplaced genomic scaffold, ALMONDv2, whole genome shotgun sequence genome encodes:
- the LOC117612964 gene encoding BAHD acyltransferase At5g47980-like: MLVAHLQPDMYISLLLFYPSNISGDVVNKIDHNSLFAERSKLLKTSLSEALTQFYPFAGEFEYNVSISCNDHGAGFIESQVNCPIRKVLDKPDFGILEQLIPIPIKSKSVEAGHLLLVQVNLFECGGLTIGVNISHKVADASTLSTFIKSWATIALGSASTASDQVLLPAEFGVAATLFPPQDVFNSPQPIMELIRDNCITKRFVFDASKITALKSKAASAAVPNPTRVEVVSALIWKCALQASRSNLGFTKPSAWVQVVNMRKRSGLAIAENILGNFVSFFTAMTMESDAVELESLVHKLRKGIDEYKEKYANGVSGEDAFQIIEGVKNLIMKDSIETYGCTSWCRFSFNQADFGWGKPSWMNFCRNESKNTTLLTDMSDGVGIEALLSLEEEHMAIFERNEDLLAYASLNPSVV, from the exons ATGTTAGTTGCCCAT TTACAACCTGATATGTATATCTCGTTACTTCTCTTTTACCCCAGCAATATTAGTGGTGATGTGGTCAACAAAATTGATCACAATTCCTTGTTTGCTGAAAGATCTAAGcttctcaaaacatcattatCTGAAGCTCTCACCCAATTCTACCCCTTTGCGGGGGAGTTCGAATATAATGTTTCAATCAGCTGCAATGACCATGGGGCTGGATTTATTGAATCCCAAGTCAACTGTCCCATACGGAAGGTTTTGGACAAACCCGATTTCGGGATCCTGGAACAGTTGATTCCAATTCCAATAAAATCCAAAAGCGTTGAAGCAGGGCATCTTCTACTAGTCCAGGTCAACTTATTTGAATGCGGTGGATTGACAATTGGGGTCAACATTTCACATAAGGTCGCCGATGCCTCTACGCTCAGCACATTCATCAAAAGCTGGGCTACAATTGCCCTTGGCTCAGCCAGCACTGCTAGTGATCAAGTTCTGCTTCCTGCTGAATTTGGTGTTGCAGCTACTCTATTCCCACCACAAGATGTCTTCAATTCACCCCAACCGATCATGGAGTTGATTAGAGACAACTGTATAACCAAGAGGTTTGTGTTTGATGCCTCAAAAATTACTGCTCTCAAGTCCAAAGCTGCCAGTGCAGCAGTGCCAAATCCTACGCGTGTTGAAGTAGTGTCTGCACTCATTTGGAAATGCGCGTTGCAAGCATCGAGATCAAACTTGGGCTTTACAAAGCCATCGGCGTGGGTTCAAGTGGTGAACATGAGGAAAAGATCAGGGCTTGCCATAGCAGAAAACATATTGGGGAACTTTGTTTCGTTTTTTACAGCAATGACAATGGAAAGTGATGCAGTGGAACTTGAAAGCTTGGTTCATAAGTTGAGGAAGGGCATTGACGAATATAAAGAAAAGTATGCTAATGGAGTTAGTGGTGAGGATGCATTTCAAATCATCGAAGGGGTTAAGAATCTCATAATGAAGGATAGCATTGAGACCTATGGTTGCACCAGTTGGTGCAGGTTTTCGTTCAACCAAGCCGATTTTGGTTGGGGAAAGCCATCATGGATGAATTTCTGTCGCAATGAATCCAAGAATACAACTTTATTGACGGACATGAGTGATGGCGTTGGCATAGAAGCGTTGTTGAGTTTGGAAGAAGAACACATGGCTATATTTGAACGCAATGAGGACCTGCTTGCATATGCTTCTCTGAATCCGAGTGTCGTTTAA
- the LOC117612965 gene encoding BAHD acyltransferase At5g47980-like gives MKLSSVKQKMASEIKVEVIRKETIKPSSPTPHHLRTSSLSVFDQLQPEAYIPLLIFYPNNISDDVVNNIDHNSLFAERSKLLKTSLSEALTQFYPFAGEFEYNVSISCNDHGAGFIESQVNCPIRKVLDKPDFGILEQFIPIAMKSKSVEAGHLLLVQVNLFECGGLTIGVNISHKVADASTLSTFIKSWATIALGSASTASDQVLLPAEFGVAATLFPPQDVLNSPQPIMDLTRDNCITKRFVFDASKIAALKSKAASAAVPNPTRVEVVSALIWKCALQASRSNLGFTKPSTWNQAVNMRTRSGLAMAENILGNFLSFFTAMTTESEVELESLVHKLRKGIDEFKEKYGNGFSGEDAFQGIEGLKNLIMNDSTETYHCTSWCRFSFYETDFGWGKPSWVTFSSSEFKNTTLLMDMSDGVGIEALLSLEEEHMAIIERNEDLLAYASLNPSVV, from the exons ATGAAACTCTCAAGTGTGAAACAAAAGATGGCTTCAGAAATCAAAGTTGAAGTCATTCGCAAAGAAACAATTAAGCCATCTTCTCCAACTCCTCACCACCTTAGAACTTCCAGTCTCTCTGTTTTTGATCAGTTACAACCTGAAGCGTATATCCCATTACT CATCTTCTACCCCAACAATATTAGTGATGATGTGGTCAACAACATTGATCACAATTCCTTGTTTGCTGAAAGATCCAAGcttctcaaaacatcattatCTGAAGCTCTCACCCAATTCTACCCCTTTGCGGGGGAGTTCGAATATAATGTTTCAATCAGCTGCAATGACCATGGGGCTGGATTTATTGAATCCCAAGTCAATTGTCCCATACGGAAGGTTTTGGACAAACCCGATTTCGGGATCCTGGAACAGTTTATTCCAATTGCAATGAAATCCAAAAGCGTTGAAGCAGGGCATCTTCTACTAGTCCAGGTCAACTTATTTGAATGCGGTGGATTGACAATTGGGGTCAACATCTCACATAAGGTCGCCGATGCCTCTACACTCAGCACATTCATCAAAAGTTGGGCTACAATTGCCCTTGGCTCAGCCAGTACTGCTAGTGATCAAGTTCTGCTTCCTGCTGAATTTGGTGTTGCAGCTACTCTATTCCCACCACAAGATGTCCTCAATTCACCCCAACCGATCATGGATTTGACTAGAGACAACTGTATAACCAAGAGGTTTGTGTTTGATGCCTCAAAAATTGCTGCTCTCAAGTCCAAAGCTGCCAGTGCCGCAGTGCCAAATCCTACGCGTGTTGAAGTAGTGTCTGCGCTAATTTGGAAATGCGCGTTGCAAGCATCAAGATCAAACTTGGGTTTTACAAAGCCATCCACGTGGAATCAAGCGGTGAACATGAGGACAAGATCAGGGCTTGCCATGGCAGAAAACATATTGGGGAACTTTCTTTCGTTCTTTACAGCAATGACTACGGAAAGTGAGGTGGAACTTGAAAGCTTGGTTCATAAGTTGAGGAAGGGCATTGACGAATTTAAAGAAAAGTATGGTAATGGATTTAGTGGAGAGGATGCATTTCAAGGCATCGAAGGCCTTAAGAATCTCATAATGAACGATAGCACTGAGACCTATCATTGCACTAGTTGGTGCAGGTTTTCTTTCTACGAAACCGATTTTGGTTGGGGAAAGCCATCATGGGTGACTTTCTCTAGCAGTGAATTCAAGAATACAACTTTATTGATGGACATGAGTGATGGCGTTGGCATAGAAGCGCTGTTGAGTTTGGAAGAAGAACACATGGCCATAATTGAACGCAATGAGGACCTGCTTGCGTATGCTTCTCTGAATCCGAGTGTCGTTTAA